The nucleotide window GCGACATGTTCCCGCCGTCGGTCGAGTTCCTTGCCACCTCCGGCGGGCTGTTCCGCGACTGCTCGGTGCACGACTTCGATATCCTGCGCTGGCTGACCGGCCGCGAAATCGTGGAGGTCTACGCGCGCGGCTCGAACAACGGCGATCCCGCCATCGGCGCCGTGGGGGATGTGGACACTGCGCTCGCCGTCGTCACTTTCGACGACGGAACCGTCGGAACCGTCTCGGCCACCCGCTACAACGGTGCCGGCCACGACGTGCGGCTCGAGATCCAGGGCTCCAAGTCCTCCGTCATGGTGGGCCTGGACGACAAGACGGCCCTGCGGTCGACCGAAGCCGGCGTCGAATTCCCGCAGGGGGAGACCCACAAGACGTTCGCCGAGCGTTTCGACGCCGCGTACCGGGCCGAGATGCTGGCGTTCCTCGAGCTGATCGAAGGCCAGCGGGAAAACCCCTGCACCCCGGAAGACGCAGTGGCGGCCTCCAGGGTTGCCGACGCCGCCCAGCTGTCGCTGGAAACCGGCAGCCCGGTGAAGGTGGAACTCTGACGCCAAACGCCCATAACGGGACGAGGACGATGGCCGGGGTTGCGCAGCAGATGCGCAGCCCCGGCCGTTTCCCTCTCTAGCGCGAGGCGTCCGCCGTCCGGAGGGTGAAGGCCTCACGGAAGCGCGTCAGGGCGAGCCCGCTGTCCGATGCGGCCCACGCCTCCATTCCGACTGTGCCCTGGTAGCCAATTTCGTCCAGGGTCCGCGC belongs to Arthrobacter crystallopoietes and includes:
- a CDS encoding Gfo/Idh/MocA family oxidoreductase, producing the protein MKNVTLGLAGAGRIGTMHAGNIAALNAGLAEQGIRIRLQITDVAADYARTVAASVGADFVPSVREMLDGGIDGLVIATGTATHPELIRAGVDAGVPVFCEKPVAGNVPDSLPVLDYIREHNGVVQIGHQRRFDAGYLEAKRRLDAGELGWIHSLRAVTGDMFPPSVEFLATSGGLFRDCSVHDFDILRWLTGREIVEVYARGSNNGDPAIGAVGDVDTALAVVTFDDGTVGTVSATRYNGAGHDVRLEIQGSKSSVMVGLDDKTALRSTEAGVEFPQGETHKTFAERFDAAYRAEMLAFLELIEGQRENPCTPEDAVAASRVADAAQLSLETGSPVKVEL